The following are from one region of the Candidatus Tumulicola sp. genome:
- a CDS encoding APC family permease: MAKSQADLRRAVTTWGSYSWGYADIGADIYVALGAVVGVAAGASNIVFAFAGIVYVCIGLAYTELAAAYPIAGGGCFFVTRALGDLMGFIAGWAVLLDFTIDISLFAWFTIGYVSSPKLIPWLAEPAHHNWYFACVVAVAAFLTWLNVSGVRHSSRVNELVAAVDICAETFILACGFVLAWHPQVLIHTMQMNWPSTDDLLKGVSFAIVSFVGLESISQAAEETQRPSRIMPRTSVALILTILIFALSYSNLVLGLPGVTDEHGTTTPLFAVLGNTQNNDKAIAVLAATLPYVGSVLAYFVPMIGALLLMISSNSGVYGASRIAYSMGKHELLPAWFQKVNRNTRTPVLTILVFSGVAFIELIAAYLQGDRAISFLLDLYAFGAALSYTLVFVALMTLRFTDTAAPRPFRMPLNVKMTIGGRHGDVSLLSVVGLLGIFSILIFTLLTHPVGRIAGPTWVLFGIIFFAIWRSRTRRPVLGSVPRNWQTLHQDTLASAGELEMLDEYRAALAKQKKQAATPAEM; encoded by the coding sequence GTGGCTAAGAGCCAAGCGGATCTCCGTCGTGCGGTCACGACGTGGGGATCGTATTCGTGGGGATACGCGGATATCGGCGCCGACATCTATGTGGCGCTTGGTGCCGTCGTCGGCGTCGCCGCCGGGGCGTCGAACATCGTGTTCGCGTTCGCCGGCATCGTCTACGTCTGCATCGGCTTGGCGTACACGGAGCTCGCAGCGGCGTACCCCATCGCCGGCGGCGGCTGTTTCTTCGTCACCCGCGCCCTCGGGGACCTGATGGGTTTCATCGCAGGCTGGGCGGTGCTGCTCGACTTCACCATCGACATCAGCCTCTTCGCATGGTTCACGATCGGGTATGTCAGCTCGCCGAAGTTGATCCCGTGGCTGGCCGAACCGGCCCACCACAACTGGTACTTCGCCTGCGTCGTCGCCGTGGCCGCGTTCCTCACGTGGCTCAACGTCAGCGGCGTCCGGCACTCGTCGCGCGTGAACGAGCTCGTGGCCGCCGTCGATATCTGCGCCGAAACATTCATCCTGGCATGCGGGTTCGTGCTGGCCTGGCATCCGCAAGTGCTAATCCATACGATGCAGATGAACTGGCCGTCGACCGACGATTTGCTCAAAGGTGTTTCCTTCGCGATCGTGTCGTTCGTCGGGCTCGAGAGCATCTCACAGGCGGCCGAAGAGACGCAGCGGCCGTCGAGGATCATGCCGAGGACGTCCGTCGCCCTCATCCTCACGATCTTGATTTTTGCGTTGTCATACTCCAATCTGGTGCTGGGCCTCCCCGGCGTGACGGATGAGCACGGCACGACAACGCCGCTCTTCGCGGTCCTCGGTAACACGCAGAACAACGACAAGGCGATCGCGGTTCTCGCCGCCACCCTGCCGTACGTCGGCTCGGTGTTGGCCTACTTCGTACCCATGATCGGCGCACTGCTGCTGATGATTTCCAGCAATTCTGGAGTCTACGGCGCGTCGCGGATCGCGTATTCGATGGGCAAGCATGAACTGCTCCCCGCATGGTTTCAGAAGGTCAATCGCAACACGCGTACGCCCGTGCTGACGATCCTCGTCTTCTCGGGAGTGGCATTCATCGAACTCATCGCTGCGTACTTGCAGGGCGACCGGGCGATCAGCTTCCTGCTCGATCTGTACGCATTCGGTGCGGCGCTCTCGTACACGCTCGTCTTCGTCGCGCTCATGACGCTGCGATTCACCGACACAGCGGCGCCGCGTCCCTTCCGCATGCCGCTCAACGTCAAGATGACGATCGGCGGGCGCCATGGCGACGTATCGCTCTTGTCGGTCGTTGGGCTGCTCGGCATCTTTTCGATTTTGATCTTCACGCTGCTGACGCACCCGGTGGGACGAATCGCCGGTCCGACCTGGGTGCTTTTCGGAATCATCTTCTTTGCGATCTGGCGCTCCCGGACGAGACGGCCCGTCTTGGGCAGCGTGCCGCGTAACTGGCAGACGTTGCATCAAGATACCCTTGCGAGCGCCGGCGAACTGGAGATGCTCGACGAGTATCGGGCGGCGCTCGCCAAACAGAAAAAGCAGGCGGCCACGCCTGCGGAGATGTAA
- a CDS encoding DUF4352 domain-containing protein encodes MHTRGSLVAIALLLSIVAEADGCAKKDTASGGAAQASQAPMPFRNEVAFQFSDVSVTTAGPNLLRLGFSLQNNAKDSVFCDSSVFTVKLTDGSVIAADTSAEDKCTPDTLDPGQTAQATMYFNLPAGYTGPIELSMSGTNAIIGRGTTTIK; translated from the coding sequence ATGCATACCAGAGGGTCGCTCGTTGCCATTGCGCTCCTGCTCAGCATTGTGGCCGAGGCGGACGGATGCGCGAAGAAAGACACAGCCAGCGGCGGCGCCGCGCAGGCCTCTCAGGCGCCCATGCCGTTTCGCAACGAGGTGGCGTTTCAGTTCAGCGACGTCAGCGTGACCACCGCAGGTCCCAACCTCCTGCGCCTCGGCTTCAGCTTGCAAAACAACGCGAAGGATTCCGTTTTCTGCGATTCATCTGTGTTCACGGTGAAACTCACCGACGGCTCGGTGATCGCCGCCGACACGTCGGCTGAAGATAAGTGCACTCCGGACACGCTCGATCCGGGTCAAACCGCACAGGCGACCATGTACTTCAATCTGCCGGCCGGCTATACTGGGCCGATCGAGCTTTCAATGTCGGGGACAAACGCGATCATCGGTCGCGGCACCACCACGATCAAGTGA